The following are from one region of the Pectobacterium actinidiae genome:
- a CDS encoding tellurite resistance TerB family protein encodes MNNWLQQIQGLLGSGSKQGNQHQGGKNGNLGDMLKPAALGGLAGVLLSNKSTRKIMGSLGKNALIIGGSAAAGVVLWNQYKKRVRDTHQDDPQFGTQSSGDNVRARRLIQALVFAAKSDGHIDATEKQRIDDNIQQLQLGSDAQRWVQEAIEQPLDPVLLAKDVKNEEEALEVYFLSCAVIDVDHFMEKSYLDALATELKIPQDVRQSITHELKSPS; translated from the coding sequence ATGAATAATTGGCTGCAACAGATTCAGGGCTTATTGGGCTCCGGTAGCAAGCAGGGGAATCAGCATCAAGGGGGCAAAAACGGCAACTTGGGCGATATGCTGAAGCCTGCTGCGTTGGGCGGTTTGGCGGGCGTGTTGTTGTCGAATAAATCCACGCGGAAAATCATGGGTTCGTTGGGTAAAAATGCGTTGATCATTGGCGGCAGTGCGGCGGCGGGCGTGGTGTTGTGGAACCAGTACAAAAAACGCGTTCGTGACACGCATCAGGACGATCCACAGTTTGGCACCCAGTCTTCGGGCGACAATGTTCGTGCCCGCCGTCTGATTCAGGCGTTGGTTTTTGCTGCCAAGAGCGACGGCCATATTGATGCGACTGAGAAACAGCGTATTGATGACAATATCCAGCAACTGCAACTGGGGAGTGACGCGCAGCGCTGGGTGCAGGAAGCTATAGAACAACCGCTTGACCCTGTTTTGCTGGCAAAAGACGTGAAGAACGAGGAAGAAGCGCTCGAGGTGTACTTCCTGAGCTGCGCAGTAATCGATGTCGACCACTTCATGGAGAAAAGCTATCTGGATGCGTTAGCGACTGAATTGAAGATACCGCAAGACGTACGGCAGTCGATCACCCATGAACTGAAAAGTCCATCATGA